The Piliocolobus tephrosceles isolate RC106 chromosome 3, ASM277652v3, whole genome shotgun sequence genome has a window encoding:
- the SCOC gene encoding short coiled-coil protein isoform X2, whose product MMNADMDAVDAENQVELEEKTRLINQVLELQHTLEDLSARVDAVKEENLKLKSENQVLGQYIENLMSASSVFQTTDTKSKRK is encoded by the exons ATGATGAATGCTGACATGGATG CAGTTGATGCCGAAAATCAGGTGGAACTGGAGGAAAAAACAAGACTTATTAATCAAGTGTTGGAACTCCAACACACACTTGAAG atctCTCCGCAAGAGTAGATGCAGTTAAGGAAGAAAATCTGAAGCTAAAATCAGAAAACCAAGTTCTTGGACAATATATAGAAAACCTCATGTCAGCTTCTAGTGTTTTTCAAACAACTgacacaaaaagcaaaagaaagtaa